A genomic stretch from Leptospira licerasiae serovar Varillal str. VAR 010 includes:
- a CDS encoding universal stress protein produces the protein MKVLISFANPKMGAKLFGLTRALFSKSKENLSIVALHVVSVESKSEGFPILEEDEIFQAVREEAAGSEFSFETVGFPSDWIVPGIVEIAKSKEIDLLLLGAARSLFSDDLLGGKVGDVLRHLSDLDIAVLADNGLVAPIEPIIYSPGLDSAPLFPFSTGLSTFIEKSIPVLSGVNQSEFGLAQTGQFKPWIPFSLNAAADQTKNLAILDYNTYKSFHSVLLDRKGLSFLILRKGN, from the coding sequence ATGAAAGTTCTAATTTCATTTGCCAACCCCAAGATGGGAGCAAAACTTTTCGGGCTAACAAGGGCCCTATTCTCCAAATCCAAAGAGAATCTTTCCATAGTCGCGTTACACGTCGTTTCAGTGGAATCCAAATCGGAAGGATTCCCAATATTAGAAGAAGATGAAATTTTCCAAGCAGTTAGAGAAGAAGCTGCCGGTTCCGAATTTAGCTTTGAGACAGTGGGATTTCCTTCCGACTGGATCGTCCCGGGGATCGTAGAGATCGCAAAGAGTAAAGAGATCGATTTACTATTATTAGGCGCTGCACGTTCTTTATTCTCCGACGATCTATTAGGAGGAAAAGTGGGAGATGTGCTCAGACATTTATCCGATCTAGATATCGCAGTTCTCGCGGATAACGGATTAGTCGCTCCGATCGAACCGATTATTTATTCCCCTGGTTTGGATTCCGCTCCTCTTTTTCCATTCTCGACCGGTCTTTCTACTTTTATAGAAAAATCGATCCCTGTTCTTTCAGGAGTCAATCAGTCAGAGTTCGGACTGGCACAAACCGGCCAATTTAAACCATGGATCCCTTTTTCTTTGAACGCAGCTGCAGATCAAACCAAGAACCTGGCGATTTTGGATTATAATACGTATAAATCATTTCACTCGGTTTTACTGGATAGAAAAGGACTCTCCTTTCTGATACTAAGAAAAGGGAATTGA
- the hrcA gene encoding heat-inducible transcriptional repressor HrcA, with amino-acid sequence MELSQRHRMILKATVDEFIQENRPVGSKTLFDKHDIGLSPASIRTVLKELEEMGYLASRHTSGGRIPTEIGYRFYVDSLVVLYELTIKEKQRIQEEYLKMQFKLDQILKATASVLASLSNSAGVVLGPAKSLDTLKHVELIHVHGDEVLMIMVMRSGAVLNRNVFLDRNYSQEELYQISKYLNDNAKGYDMFEIQEKVIPSLLLRKDGPLDFYKVSGVISAAMTPDNSEVSLYIDGLKNLYGRFKDEEEKLNQVLSLLDDKRFLTGMFGDYSEHDGVYTVIGKDGDGRMGGVSIITSGYRMGEKRIGAMGIIGPQRMDYHRALPLVDFTSKLVSEMITRISK; translated from the coding sequence ATGGAACTATCCCAAAGACATAGGATGATCCTGAAGGCCACTGTGGACGAGTTTATCCAAGAGAACCGTCCGGTTGGCTCTAAAACCTTATTCGACAAACATGATATTGGTTTGTCCCCGGCCTCTATCCGCACCGTTCTTAAGGAGCTGGAAGAGATGGGGTATCTTGCTTCTCGCCACACTTCGGGGGGAAGGATCCCTACGGAGATAGGTTACCGATTCTATGTGGATTCGTTGGTGGTACTTTATGAGTTAACCATTAAGGAAAAACAGAGGATCCAAGAAGAATACCTAAAAATGCAGTTCAAGCTGGATCAGATCCTGAAGGCGACTGCGAGCGTTCTGGCAAGTCTTTCAAATTCCGCGGGAGTAGTCTTAGGGCCGGCCAAAAGTTTGGACACTCTAAAACATGTGGAATTGATCCATGTTCATGGGGACGAGGTCTTGATGATCATGGTAATGCGCTCCGGAGCAGTACTGAATCGGAACGTATTTTTGGATCGAAATTATAGCCAAGAAGAGTTGTATCAGATCTCAAAGTATCTGAACGATAACGCGAAAGGTTACGATATGTTCGAGATACAGGAAAAGGTAATACCTTCTCTCTTGTTGAGAAAAGATGGACCATTAGATTTTTATAAAGTGTCCGGAGTGATCTCCGCCGCTATGACACCGGATAATTCCGAGGTGTCTTTGTATATCGACGGTCTCAAGAACTTATACGGAAGATTTAAGGACGAAGAGGAAAAGCTCAACCAGGTTCTCTCCCTGCTGGATGACAAACGATTCCTTACCGGAATGTTCGGAGATTATTCCGAACATGATGGAGTGTATACCGTCATAGGAAAGGATGGGGACGGAAGAATGGGCGGAGTAAGTATCATTACTTCCGGATATAGAATGGGAGAAAAAAGGATAGGCGCTATGGGAATCATAGGTCCTCAGCGGATGGATTATCATAGAGCTCTTCCACTTGTGGATTTTACTTCGAAACTAGTTTCGGAGATGATAACGCGCATTAGTAAGTAG
- a CDS encoding pyrimidine/purine nucleoside phosphorylase — protein sequence MQQFENVTVIKKANVYFDGKVTSRTVLFSNGEKKTLGILMPGEYEFGTDDKEIMEILDGDLLVQLPGNPEWKEIKGGQSFEVPANSKFKLNVKKLSDYCCSYIK from the coding sequence ATGCAACAATTCGAGAATGTAACAGTAATTAAAAAAGCGAACGTTTATTTTGACGGAAAAGTCACCAGCAGAACCGTGCTATTCTCCAATGGAGAAAAAAAGACTTTAGGTATCCTAATGCCCGGCGAATACGAGTTCGGAACAGACGATAAAGAAATTATGGAAATTTTAGACGGAGATCTTTTGGTCCAGCTCCCTGGAAATCCGGAGTGGAAGGAAATCAAAGGTGGACAATCTTTTGAGGTTCCTGCCAATTCCAAATTTAAACTAAACGTCAAAAAGCTCAGCGACTATTGCTGTTCTTATATTAAATAA
- a CDS encoding TMEM175 family protein: MKKMAAKKTRPKKQIETITTSQPTPVLTESGRTVAYSDAIFSIALTLMALEIKIPTPEQIGSKNLLVALGEAWPAYLSFLISFMIITVVWTNHHTIFRYVKYVDHNLTILNNLLLLNIIIIPFCSEMLGEYILLDNENSKIAALIYGGWVALGGIPFNLVWRYGVKKEYLRNPEADLAEIEMISKHFIKGPYIYSFVTILAFINVWLSIAGFVILILMYLVPTTWLFRKRKLA, encoded by the coding sequence ATGAAAAAGATGGCCGCCAAAAAGACTAGACCGAAAAAGCAAATCGAGACTATTACAACTTCGCAACCTACTCCCGTTTTGACAGAATCTGGACGGACTGTTGCATATAGTGATGCAATCTTTTCCATCGCGTTAACTCTAATGGCGCTTGAAATAAAGATCCCTACTCCTGAGCAGATCGGATCCAAAAATCTACTGGTTGCCTTAGGAGAAGCTTGGCCCGCTTATCTGAGTTTTTTGATCAGCTTTATGATCATCACGGTTGTTTGGACCAATCACCATACGATTTTCAGATATGTAAAGTATGTGGATCATAACTTAACAATCCTAAACAATTTACTTTTGTTGAATATAATCATTATTCCTTTTTGTTCCGAAATGTTGGGGGAATATATTCTTTTAGACAATGAGAATTCCAAAATTGCAGCTTTGATCTATGGAGGCTGGGTGGCTTTGGGAGGGATTCCTTTCAATCTAGTCTGGAGATACGGAGTTAAAAAAGAATATCTAAGAAACCCTGAAGCAGATCTTGCAGAAATTGAAATGATCTCCAAACATTTTATAAAAGGTCCCTATATTTACTCTTTCGTAACGATTCTTGCCTTTATAAACGTATGGTTAAGCATAGCAGGATTTGTAATATTGATCCTGATGTATTTGGTCCCGACCACTTGGTTATTCCGGAAAAGAAAACTAGCCTAA
- a CDS encoding LIC_13387 family protein, producing the protein MSAKILLRIAVFLLLFHVLGHSFGMASRKNVTQDRAKELLQTMSEVKVPMFGEDSAHTYDDFYFGMGVNLSIALLTFAALLWILSGLTASNPKEVIKVLYPILFCLLAFTGIDFSYFFPLPALTCLFAALAIIGAQVQLSKKS; encoded by the coding sequence ATGTCGGCCAAAATCCTATTAAGAATCGCGGTCTTTTTACTTCTATTTCATGTTTTAGGTCATTCTTTCGGAATGGCCTCTAGAAAAAATGTCACCCAAGACAGGGCAAAGGAATTATTACAGACCATGTCGGAAGTAAAAGTCCCGATGTTCGGAGAAGATTCCGCCCATACCTATGACGATTTTTATTTCGGCATGGGTGTCAATCTATCGATTGCGTTACTCACATTTGCAGCTTTACTCTGGATCTTAAGCGGTTTGACCGCATCCAATCCTAAAGAAGTTATAAAAGTCCTTTATCCGATACTGTTCTGCTTATTGGCATTTACAGGGATTGATTTCTCATACTTCTTTCCTTTGCCTGCGTTAACTTGTTTGTTCGCCGCACTAGCTATTATTGGCGCTCAAGTTCAGCTTAGTAAAAAGTCATAA